In a genomic window of Eriocheir sinensis breed Jianghai 21 chromosome 38, ASM2467909v1, whole genome shotgun sequence:
- the LOC127008641 gene encoding uncharacterized protein LOC127008641 isoform X2, which translates to MHHHPLRPLFVTCLALATCTALAEGVSEDVVSSQLSPAEWSAPPSPLRQSPPGPAWRHLPFSDPYAPLLADTPYAIRLETVPEDTPRPMRHLNQGVPKRLYFAPRLGKRSNSTAQDPEERDRRGEMTYPEEPQEAGQSYYRWWWPLVSVRRSSFSPRPGKRAEGQNDFDLPYDYLPDDLYDSSYQDDAGDEENEAEDERRYMATLQDKRGSGFSFSPRLGKRGGPGFSFGPRPGKKSTFAFGPRPGKKATFAFGPRPGKKSSFAFGPRPGKKSTFAFAPRPGKKTNFAFGPRPGKKANFAFAPRTGKRSGAAEGMRRQDGEA; encoded by the exons gtgTCTCCGAGGATGTTGTCTCGTCGCAGCTGTCCCCGGCGGAGTGGTcggcgcccccctcccccctccgccaGTCCCCGCCCGGCCCAGCGTGGCGCCACCTGCCTTTCAGTGACCCCTACGCCCCCCTCCTTGCCGACACCCCCTACGCCATACGCCTAGAGACG GTACCTGAAGACACGCCCCGCCCTATGAGACACCTGAACCAAGGCGTCCCCAAGAGGCTCTACTTCGCCCCGCGGCTTGGGAAGAGGAGCAACAGCACAGcccag GAcccagaggagagagacagacgagGCGAGATGACCTACCCTGAGGAACCCCAAGAGGCAGGCCAGAGCTATTACCGCTGGTGGTGGCCCCTGG ttTCAGTGCGGCGTTCATCCTTCTCGCCACGCCCGGGCAAGCGAGCCGAGGGACAGAATGACTTTGATCTTCCCTACGACTACCTGCCAGACGACCTCTACGACTCCAGCTACCAGGACGACGCAGGGGACGAGGAGAACGAGGCCGAGGACGAGCGGCGCTACATGGCGACGCTACAGGACAAACGAGGCTCCGGGTTTTCCTTCTCGCCTCGCCTGGGCAAGAGAGGAGGACCCGGGTTCTCCTTCGGCCCCCGCCCCGGGAAGAAAAGCACCTTCGCCTTTGGACCACGGCCGGGAAAAAAGGCCACCTTCGCTTTCGGCCCCAGACCAGGAAAGAAGTCGAGTTTTGCCTTCGGGCCGAGACCAGGGAAGAAAAGCACCTTCGCCTTCGCCCCAAGACCGGGAAAAAAGACCAACTTCGCCTTCGGGCCAAGACCAGGGAAGAAGGCCAACTTTGCTTTCGCTCCGAGGACGGGAAAGCGAAGCGGAGCAGCGGAGGGGATGAGGCGACAGGATGGGGAGGCCTG a
- the LOC127008641 gene encoding uncharacterized protein LOC127008641 isoform X1, with product MHHHPLRPLFVTCLALATCTALAEGVSEDVVSSQLSPAEWSAPPSPLRQSPPGPAWRHLPFSDPYAPLLADTPYAIRLETVPEDTPRPMRHLNQGVPKRLYFAPRLGKRSNSTAQDPEERDRRGEMTYPEEPQEAGQSYYRWWWPLVSVRRSSFSPRPGKRAEGQNDFDLPYDYLPDDLYDSSYQDDAGDEENEAEDERRYMATLQDKRGSGFSFSPRLGKRGGPGFSFGPRPGKKSTFAFGPRPGKKATFAFGPRPGKKSSFAFGPRPGKKSTFAFAPRPGKKTNFAFGPRPGKKANFAFAPRTGKRSGAAEGMRRQDGEAWWVEDSDGATVTTHPPY from the exons gtgTCTCCGAGGATGTTGTCTCGTCGCAGCTGTCCCCGGCGGAGTGGTcggcgcccccctcccccctccgccaGTCCCCGCCCGGCCCAGCGTGGCGCCACCTGCCTTTCAGTGACCCCTACGCCCCCCTCCTTGCCGACACCCCCTACGCCATACGCCTAGAGACG GTACCTGAAGACACGCCCCGCCCTATGAGACACCTGAACCAAGGCGTCCCCAAGAGGCTCTACTTCGCCCCGCGGCTTGGGAAGAGGAGCAACAGCACAGcccag GAcccagaggagagagacagacgagGCGAGATGACCTACCCTGAGGAACCCCAAGAGGCAGGCCAGAGCTATTACCGCTGGTGGTGGCCCCTGG ttTCAGTGCGGCGTTCATCCTTCTCGCCACGCCCGGGCAAGCGAGCCGAGGGACAGAATGACTTTGATCTTCCCTACGACTACCTGCCAGACGACCTCTACGACTCCAGCTACCAGGACGACGCAGGGGACGAGGAGAACGAGGCCGAGGACGAGCGGCGCTACATGGCGACGCTACAGGACAAACGAGGCTCCGGGTTTTCCTTCTCGCCTCGCCTGGGCAAGAGAGGAGGACCCGGGTTCTCCTTCGGCCCCCGCCCCGGGAAGAAAAGCACCTTCGCCTTTGGACCACGGCCGGGAAAAAAGGCCACCTTCGCTTTCGGCCCCAGACCAGGAAAGAAGTCGAGTTTTGCCTTCGGGCCGAGACCAGGGAAGAAAAGCACCTTCGCCTTCGCCCCAAGACCGGGAAAAAAGACCAACTTCGCCTTCGGGCCAAGACCAGGGAAGAAGGCCAACTTTGCTTTCGCTCCGAGGACGGGAAAGCGAAGCGGAGCAGCGGAGGGGATGAGGCGACAGGATGGGGAGGCCTGGTGGGTGGAAGACAGCGATGGGGCGACAGTCACCACCCATCCCCCTTACTAA